In Deltaproteobacteria bacterium, a single genomic region encodes these proteins:
- a CDS encoding TlyA family RNA methyltransferase, whose amino-acid sequence MKAGRQRLDVLLVKRGLAQSRRRALSLVLAGKVW is encoded by the coding sequence ATGAAAGCGGGCAGGCAACGCCTGGACGTGCTCCTGGTAAAAAGGGGTCTTGCGCAAAGCCGTCGGCGCGCTCTTTCACTTGTCCTTGCGGGCAAGGTTTGGG
- a CDS encoding 1-deoxy-D-xylulose-5-phosphate synthase, producing MKYLDKIDSPQDVKQLKRSQLPQLAKEIREVIIQTVSKTGGHLAPSLGVVELTVALHYVFDLPRDRIIWDVGHQTYAHKLLTGRRGRFHTLRQHGGISGFTRRSESPYDAFSTGHASTSISASLGMACGRCLNKNKGKVIAVIGDGSITGGLAYEGLSQAGELGKDLIVILNDNDMSIARNVRLFSSFLSRKLSAKHFVALREELKEFFRSLPKFGDDVYKLAKRSEESFKAFITPGMLFEAFNFNYFGPIKGHRLDHLIDTLQNVREMRKPVLFHVTTKKGKGYAPAERNPTYFHGVGSFEITTGNHISSKKTPPSYTDIFGNTLTELARKNDKIVAVTAAMPEGTGLKAFSDAFPERFFDVGIAEQHAVTFAAGMATEGFCPVVAIYSTFLQRAYDQIAHDVCLDALPVVFAVDRGGIVGEDGPTHQGLFDFSYLRSLPNMVVMAPKDENELQHMLATAMEHSGPIAFRYPRGSGVGAPIDHEIHTLPIGKAEILTRGDDVAIFAIGATVSAALEAQKQLESQNIYVTVVNSRFVKPLDRELITSLAKKIPHLLTVEENVLQGGFGSAVLECLSDEGITGNHILRLGIADTFVEHGSQKILRAKYGIDAPGIAKAVTKVVKGGASVQ from the coding sequence TTGAAATACTTAGATAAAATAGACTCTCCACAAGACGTCAAGCAACTGAAACGTTCACAATTGCCTCAATTAGCCAAAGAAATACGAGAGGTCATCATCCAAACCGTGTCCAAGACCGGGGGACACCTGGCGCCCAGCCTGGGGGTTGTGGAACTGACCGTGGCCCTGCACTACGTGTTTGATCTGCCAAGGGACAGGATTATATGGGATGTGGGTCATCAAACATATGCCCACAAGCTTCTTACAGGCCGAAGAGGCAGGTTTCACACACTGCGGCAACACGGGGGCATCAGCGGCTTTACTCGCAGAAGCGAAAGCCCATATGATGCCTTTTCCACGGGCCATGCCAGCACCTCCATTTCAGCAAGCCTTGGCATGGCATGTGGAAGGTGCCTGAACAAGAACAAGGGCAAGGTCATTGCTGTCATTGGCGATGGCTCCATAACCGGCGGCCTCGCCTATGAGGGATTGAGCCAGGCGGGTGAGCTTGGAAAGGACCTTATCGTTATCCTAAACGATAACGACATGTCAATTGCCCGGAATGTCAGGCTCTTCTCATCCTTCTTGAGCCGGAAACTTTCTGCAAAGCACTTTGTAGCCCTCAGGGAAGAACTGAAGGAGTTTTTCAGGTCCCTTCCCAAGTTCGGAGACGACGTCTACAAGCTGGCCAAGCGAAGCGAGGAATCGTTCAAGGCCTTTATCACGCCAGGGATGCTCTTTGAGGCATTCAATTTCAACTACTTTGGCCCGATAAAGGGCCATCGGCTGGATCACCTCATTGACACGCTGCAGAACGTGAGAGAGATGCGAAAACCGGTTCTCTTTCATGTGACTACAAAAAAAGGAAAAGGCTATGCCCCGGCAGAACGCAATCCCACTTATTTTCACGGTGTTGGATCGTTTGAAATCACAACGGGCAATCACATCTCTTCCAAGAAGACACCTCCTAGCTACACTGATATTTTTGGCAACACCTTGACCGAGCTTGCCCGCAAGAACGACAAAATCGTCGCAGTAACAGCAGCTATGCCGGAGGGCACGGGTCTCAAAGCCTTTTCCGACGCCTTTCCGGAGCGTTTTTTTGATGTGGGTATTGCCGAACAGCATGCGGTTACTTTTGCGGCAGGCATGGCCACCGAAGGATTTTGTCCGGTGGTAGCAATCTATTCCACGTTTTTGCAGCGAGCCTATGACCAGATCGCTCACGACGTCTGCTTGGACGCCCTGCCGGTAGTCTTTGCCGTGGATCGCGGCGGCATCGTTGGCGAGGACGGCCCAACCCATCAAGGCCTCTTTGATTTCAGCTATTTGCGCAGTTTGCCAAACATGGTCGTGATGGCGCCAAAAGATGAAAACGAACTCCAACACATGTTGGCGACTGCCATGGAACACTCCGGTCCCATAGCATTCAGGTATCCGAGGGGCAGTGGTGTTGGGGCGCCAATAGATCATGAGATCCACACCCTGCCCATAGGCAAGGCAGAGATCCTGACGAGAGGAGACGATGTTGCAATCTTTGCCATCGGCGCCACTGTTTCGGCTGCCCTTGAAGCCCAGAAGCAGCTTGAATCTCAGAACATTTATGTCACGGTAGTAAACAGCCGCTTCGTGAAACCCCTTGACAGAGAACTCATCACTTCTCTGGCAAAGAAGATCCCCCACCTTTTGACTGTTGAAGAAAATGTCCTTCAGGGGGGCTTTGGTAGTGCGGTTCTTGAGTGCCTGTCGGATGAGGGCATCACTGGAAATCATATCTTGCGGCTTGGCATCGCTGATACGTTCGTAGAGCATGGTTCTCAGAAGATCCTGCGTGCCAAGTACGGCATTGACGCCCCTGGCATCGCAAAAGCCGTAACCAAAGTGGTTAAGGGCGGAGCTTCGGTGCAGTAG
- a CDS encoding polyprenyl synthetase family protein, producing the protein MFDLKAYLKAKQLAVDAALKELWNDQESYPTPLVRAMRYSLEAGGKRLRPILCMAASEAVGGSEADVMPAACALELIHTYSLIHDDLPAMDDDDLRRGKPTCHKAFNEATAILAGDALLTAAFEVLAARGGDHGVDSLKYLQVVYLIARASGYSGMVQGQMMDLSFEGKTISREELERLQRFKTGALIEVSLRAGAILGGGSPEQIAALGAYGRHIGLAFQMADDILNIEGKPEMLGKAVGSDEALGKATAPSVMGLEGAKARAGELVESALAALRIFDMKGEPLAALARYVIDRRK; encoded by the coding sequence ATGTTTGATCTAAAGGCCTATCTGAAAGCAAAGCAGCTTGCTGTTGATGCTGCCCTTAAAGAACTCTGGAACGATCAGGAGTCCTACCCTACCCCGCTCGTCCGGGCAATGCGTTACTCTCTTGAGGCTGGGGGAAAACGACTGCGCCCGATTTTATGCATGGCAGCTTCTGAAGCCGTTGGGGGCTCTGAAGCAGATGTGATGCCTGCTGCATGCGCCTTGGAGCTCATTCACACCTATTCCTTGATCCATGATGATCTGCCGGCCATGGACGACGACGACCTTCGTCGTGGAAAACCAACGTGCCATAAGGCTTTTAATGAGGCCACAGCCATATTGGCTGGGGACGCACTGCTTACGGCCGCCTTTGAGGTCTTGGCGGCCCGAGGAGGCGACCACGGTGTTGATTCCTTGAAGTATCTGCAGGTGGTCTATCTCATAGCCCGTGCCTCAGGATATTCCGGCATGGTGCAAGGCCAGATGATGGATCTGTCTTTTGAGGGAAAGACGATTAGTCGGGAAGAACTTGAAAGACTCCAGCGCTTCAAGACCGGGGCTCTTATTGAGGTTTCTCTGCGGGCCGGGGCCATACTTGGCGGGGGGAGCCCTGAACAGATAGCTGCCCTCGGGGCTTATGGCCGACATATCGGCCTCGCCTTTCAAATGGCTGACGACATATTGAATATTGAAGGGAAACCTGAGATGCTTGGTAAGGCCGTAGGAAGCGACGAGGCCCTTGGAAAGGCCACGGCCCCTTCTGTCATGGGCCTGGAGGGAGCAAAAGCCCGTGCCGGCGAACTCGTAGAAAGCGCCTTGGCGGCACTCAGAATCTTTGATATGAAAGGGGAACCACTTGCCGCCCTTGCACGCTATGTAATTGACAGAAGGAAATGA
- the xseB gene encoding exodeoxyribonuclease VII small subunit yields the protein MAKQTFENAMKRLENIVQDLESGDLSLDEALKKFQEGMKLSKFCSDKLDESEKKVSILLRDEEGGIQEEPFEKDLLKK from the coding sequence ATGGCCAAGCAGACATTTGAAAACGCCATGAAGCGACTGGAAAACATTGTTCAAGATCTCGAGAGTGGAGACCTGAGCCTTGATGAAGCCTTGAAGAAGTTTCAGGAGGGCATGAAGTTATCCAAGTTTTGCTCGGACAAGCTGGACGAAAGCGAAAAAAAGGTCTCCATACTGCTTAGGGATGAAGAGGGAGGCATTCAAGAGGAGCCTTTTGAGAAGGACCTTTTAAAGAAATAG
- a CDS encoding exodeoxyribonuclease VII large subunit — translation MPERRIYTVTELTHNIKDFLEEAFPFVWITGEISNFRIPVSGHFYFTIKDSGAQISAVMFRGQNRNLRFQPEDGMAVIAMGRLNVYETKGVYQIIIEYLEPEGVGVLQLAFERLKRELAAEGLFDEKHKLPCPFLPQKIAVVTSPTGAVIRDIINVIDRRFPNMTVEIAPVKVQGEQAAEEIVEAIELLNDRNDADVIVVARGGGSLEDLQAFNSEAVARAIFSSEIPVVSAVGHETDFTIADFTADLRAPTPSAAAELIVPVKNDLLMRTKEIRGALKGAINNRIQLLRERAIQLSRRLVHPNKQIADYRLRLDDVLGRMLRGFSRELAANRDCLRTMKQRLARCSPAIIVEDLNILLKHHRQSLLSEMQFCLESKKSTFRTTVGRLNALNPLAVLERGYSVTRILPGYTVFKDVGQVDVGQRLDVTVSKGAVVCRIEGKRENGQADI, via the coding sequence ATGCCTGAACGGCGCATCTACACTGTAACCGAGCTTACACATAATATCAAAGACTTTCTGGAAGAGGCCTTTCCGTTTGTCTGGATCACCGGAGAAATCTCCAACTTCCGCATACCCGTTTCAGGCCATTTCTACTTTACCATAAAGGATTCTGGGGCACAGATCAGTGCGGTAATGTTTCGCGGCCAGAACCGGAACCTCAGATTTCAGCCAGAAGACGGAATGGCGGTCATTGCCATGGGTCGCCTCAATGTGTATGAGACCAAAGGGGTCTATCAGATCATAATCGAATATTTGGAGCCCGAAGGCGTTGGTGTGCTGCAGTTAGCCTTTGAGCGGCTCAAGAGAGAGCTTGCAGCCGAAGGGCTCTTTGATGAGAAGCACAAACTCCCCTGTCCGTTCCTGCCGCAAAAGATTGCCGTGGTTACCTCACCGACCGGAGCCGTTATCCGAGACATAATAAATGTGATCGATCGCAGATTCCCGAACATGACCGTGGAGATTGCACCGGTCAAAGTTCAGGGAGAACAAGCTGCCGAGGAGATTGTTGAGGCCATCGAACTGTTGAATGACCGCAATGATGCTGACGTTATCGTGGTGGCCCGAGGGGGCGGGTCTCTTGAGGACCTTCAGGCCTTTAACTCAGAGGCAGTGGCCAGGGCCATTTTTTCTTCTGAGATTCCGGTTGTTTCGGCTGTTGGGCATGAGACGGATTTCACAATAGCTGACTTTACGGCTGATTTGCGTGCCCCAACCCCCTCTGCTGCGGCAGAGCTGATAGTTCCCGTAAAAAATGACCTGTTGATGCGAACAAAGGAGATCAGAGGCGCCTTAAAGGGCGCTATTAATAACCGAATTCAACTCCTTAGAGAACGTGCTATTCAGCTTTCAAGACGCCTTGTCCATCCAAACAAGCAGATTGCAGACTATAGACTCCGCCTCGACGATGTCCTGGGTAGAATGTTGCGAGGATTCTCAAGAGAACTTGCGGCAAACAGAGATTGCCTTAGGACAATGAAGCAAAGATTGGCCAGATGCAGCCCCGCGATCATCGTCGAAGACCTTAATATATTACTCAAACACCATCGCCAGTCTCTTTTATCAGAAATGCAATTTTGCTTGGAATCGAAAAAGAGTACGTTCCGCACCACCGTGGGCAGGTTAAACGCTTTGAATCCCTTAGCGGTTTTGGAGCGAGGGTACAGTGTCACACGGATACTGCCCGGCTATACAGTCTTTAAGGATGTCGGGCAGGTTGATGTGGGGCAACGCCTTGATGTCACAGTCTCAAAAGGCGCAGTAGTGTGCCGCATAGAAGGGAAACGAGAGAATGGCCAAGCAGACATTTGA